The genome window TCAAAGAAGCGTTAGGGTTGTGCCTGGATTTTGAAAGCCCTATGAGAGCTTAAGCAGACATATCCCTAGAAAGACTCTCTGGCTTTATCTAGAACCAATGAAACAGAGCCAAAGGCTTGAGCACTGCCGCATACTGTCACATGGCTGACTAGATTCCTGGCATGTTTTTAGCTCAGGCCAACTCACATTATTTCACACAGTGCTTGACACATTTAGGGTTAGCACAGGGCAGAGACTATCCCCAGTAGGTGAAGTGAATGCAGccactctcttttttccccctgtgaGGGAAGAGACTTTAGCTGTACAGAAGAGATCTGTGCCATGCCAGCTGGtctgttttatttcacagtaCAGATATAGTCTTTTGCCCTCATTGATTATGTTATCATGACTTCTTATATCTATCACTTCTCTTTagcctaatttttttctttctgtcttatCAAGTCACAGAGAAATACGCCCATGAGGGAATCTGAGCATGGTGTGCAGCACATGAAACGCATCCTTAGTTACCCACTGAATGGTTTAAAAAGCTGGGGGAGCAAATTTTGGTTTGGCAGAATCACAAAGTACAACAACTTTTTATCACAGAACATCATAAGAGCTACTCAGTAAAtgatttcaaaacatttataCTATTATAGCATCATTAAACTATCCTATTTCTGTCTTGCATACAATGTCAGCTACAGCACACTCCTACAGTCCTATATGAATTGCTTATTCACATAGTCCTATTGAGGACCATAGATTCTCATCCTAAATCGACAACTACCTTTTTTAACTGTTAAAGGATTGAAAAGATAGGAAACAAACTCATGCCgtactatttatttttcttctccctcctgttCTTCCCAGTGCTCTGTTAAGTCACTTGACTTCTAGGCATTAATAATCACAAGTAATTGTTTACTAAAATCTCTCAATATGGAAATAAACTATGTGCAATGGTTCAACCCTCTGCAACCAAAAAGAATTGCAGTTGAGCATTTTGGACAGAAACCACCTTATTTTGTCAGCTTTATGTCACTGCAGCACTGGGAACAATACAAAGACACGGTGAGAGACAAGATCCAGCTTCCCTCCTATAAACCAGCTCAATAACGTCAATCACATTTTTCAAATCAGAGCTCtttagaatggaaaaaaaaaaccaaccaaaaaacaacttACCTCCAGTATATGAGAATACCCACAAGAATCACTAGACAGATAAAAGTCAGGGCTGATACGACCACAAGTGGTATAACTGTCTTCTTCTCTGATTCCAGACTCTCAGCTAGACCGATACGAGACTCATGGCTACTATTACTTGCCTCTGCAGTCAGAGAAAATTGAAACAGTCCATGTTTAATTTCTGAGACATGCACAGCATGAGTGAATGTGTCTTATAATGAGCCTACTTAATACCACTTACCTCTATTTTTTACTATGTACTGCAGAAAGTGTATACATTTGCAAACCAGCTTACAGAAAATAAGCAGATAGAGGGTAAAGCAAAGTGTTCAAGCTTATGTGACTCAGCCTTCCAGCAGTGGAGACTCCTCTTTGTAAGAATAGCAGGTTGTTGTTAAAATATagaagaagaaagttttttattttcatctgtttaTTAGCTGAAAGCCAACTGAGTTAAGGAGTCTGAATATATAATAATGGAATGTGTAGAGAACTTTTTGATATTAAACTGTCACTCATACAATGCAAAATCACTTCTTTGGCTAATAGTTTAATAGGAGAATTTTCTTGAAATGGTCCCTACGTGCTTGCCATATTGCACTTaagctttctgtattttaacacATTGCCAAGTATTTTAACTCGCCTTATAGGTACATCCTGCTTCCTTTGAATCTGACTGCAGTACTTCCTCCCCCAACTATACGTAAGCCAGAATTAAACTTCCTATCTCCATCTTACAGGCAATCAAATTATATGGATATGGTCTAGATTTTACATTTCTGTCAGCCTTGTAATGCTGGGTGACAGAAAGATTTGGGCATAGGAATCTGTATGAAGattaaaacaatgtattttataatctcaTTAAATAAGGGAACACCATGGTGGATGAGACCAATCTTGCATTTTTAACTTTGGTCATACCTCAAGAAGTAAAGAGTTTAAAACTGTGATTTTGACACAAAATAACGGATTCTTTTCAATCTGTGCAGTTTACTGTGATCTGTGGCCATTATATGagttaaaacacagaaataagcaCTTTTGCACTTGTTAGAATTAAACCTCTAGATTTTCTAAGaatgttttctgctgttctgaaCAGTCCTAAGTCAATGACTGTTCTGTATGGGAGCAGAATTTTGCATTTAGAAATCAGCTGCACTCCATTGGGATTTCAAGGGACCAATTCTACATGAATAAAAAGCTTTCAGACAAAAGGGAGGAGGGAACGGAGTtggaccaaaaaaaccccaactcaacaaaaaccaaaaaacaaatcACATGTTCTAAATAGTGTGTCAAAATCCAAACAGCTTCACACAGTACAAATTTTCAGGCAGCTCTCTGCTTGCCTCCATTTTCTTGAGTTTAGGGGCTTTCGGGGCTTTCAGGGCTTTATATGCAAAAAGATCTAGGCTCTGATCTTGCAGATGTCTTCGTTTTAGTTCAAAGTACTCTAACACTCTAATCAATCTCTGCTCTTTAAATCCTATAGCTCAGTGGGCAAATTGATTGCAGGCAcaagtttcttctgaaaaatctgtcCCCGAGTTTCTGATGAGTAGGCTAAACTCAGCATTTCCTAttgatttcagaagaaactatGTGTATGCATGAGAGATCAGAATACGATCCCTTTGAAGCATTCATACTTGCTTATCCAACTCTGGACTAATTCACAGCATAAAACCCAGTCTTATCTGTGTGATGACAGGGTTCCTTCCAACTGCATGACCAAATCCTACTAGGATTCCTTCTACAGGGAATGAAGAGCAGACTTCTGtaactgggggttttttgcctacTTGGCCATCACTTCAGTGATGGTGGCTGAAAAGGCAGTCTCATCTATAGTAGATTTCTTTGCCTCCTAATAATTGATGTGTTTGGATCCTTTGcatatttctttatattaatTTCTCTTAAGAGTTTTTCAACTAAAGTTGCAAGGTTTAGGTAGCCATAGAGGTCTCATGGAGAAAGGCCTAGTTCAGAACAAGCATAAATATGTATCAACAACTACAAAGACTGGGAAAAGTTTAACTGACAATTCTTTCTGTAATGGTCACAACAAGAAGACATTTCACCAATTTCTGGTGAATTTACTGTAATGTATAAATAAGTTCTCAGCTGagagtttcatttctttttggtttttgtttataACTgaattaagcacagatgtcttTGATTTACAGGAGACCATGTTAGACATGCTCACGTTGAATTTTCAATTTATTAAAAGACAATATTTGGCATCatttattggaaaaaataatgtacATGAAATGATACTGTATAGTGTCTTTCAATAATACCTAGAAGACAAACTCTGTCTGTTGTACTCCTACTACTCCAGTAACATATAATCCTTTTTGAGTTACTACCAGTAACAATTCAAATGACACCCGTTATGTAAACTACAAATCTCTTATGGTAACACTCATTCACATTAGTAACATAAGTTTTGAAATATTGATGTTCTTTTTGCTTATCTTTAAATAAGTGTTATGCATTTTACACAATGTGGTAACTACTTACCTACTGAACTGATTCACTTATTGATTCAGTTTTATAACACCTACCTTGTTAGGTCTCCTACTAATTTCAGTATGTTGTCtatgttcttttaatttttgttttctgtttttcacattcTACTAGCCCCAGCTACAGGGAGTGTCAATTTACCACCTTTTTGCATTAGTATCCTGTTGCTCATGAGTAATATGACCTCATGTGATTTAACTGTGTATTTGTAGGACTGGGCTGAAAATTTCCCATGCCTTGTGGATTCCATTCCTTAGTGGCTTTAGTTGAATGATACTGCCCTCTACAGATGCTGTGAGTACTTAATCGAAgttcaatttattttctaaaatacctATTCAACCTTGTTTcgtttgtggggttttttgttttttttttgtgttttttttttttcaaacatcaTAGATAATTTCTGACTTTACTCTTGGATTTTCAATACTCTAACAAGAGGCAATGGAAATTACTTGTCTGAATACTTCAGATTTTCCACAATGCgtttttaaatagaaaggaaatgctttatATTTACCATGTTTTTATCTATGTGAGGTTCAGTTTTGCCTTCTGACCTTATCTTTGGAATCATAGACCACAAATACCCTCGGTGACTTTAAGAGGACTAACTAGGAAAATAGCACCAAATATAAACAGGTACAGGAGAATCTGGCTCTAAGAATTTTGGAAATATGCAAATCTGGCACAAAAAGTCTGCATCTCACTGAAATCTGAAGGTGGCATACAGAGtaagaatgaaaatgaatgtttttatgAGTTAAGATGAATCAGAATCAAACTGAAGCATCTTCTTCCTTGCTCAATACATCTtagaaaatacaaaccaaaacacaaggAGGAAATGTGCTGCTGTTAAGTTAAAAAACAGAATCTCAGAGGTATGTTTCCTCTGACAGAGGCATGATTTCCTCTGACATATTTCCATAAGGGCAGCATTTGTCTTTGTACAGAGAACTTACATCCCTCTTAAAcctttaaaactaaaattaaacaaTTAACATTGAAACAAATTCTGGTTTTAGATTGTGCACCACCCAACTTCTGCTGACAGTATGCATCTATCCAAAAGCAGAGCATGAATCTTCTTACTGAAGAGTATTTCAGGTGCAGTTTTAAGTAGCCAGAAGAAGCATTCACAAGATAGCCAGCTCAGCATGCACCCCCTGTTCCCCAATGCTTCCTTAATCACACCCACTGGCACTGTTACGGTCTCCTTTTATTATACGTAGATAAACCTTCTCATTCTCTATGGCACAAAAGTATCCCCTCACAGCTTTCCATGGTATTCATTAGACTTATCCATAACTAACCTGCCTCAGAGATGTTGAATACTGATGAGTGATCGCTAGTAACAGATGAGGCTGATGACTGTGATGATCCAGGAGTTAATTCTGAGTTACCTGCTTCAACTGCCCCTTCAGTGTCTCTCTCATTAAGGTCAGGAAAACTGAAATCTGTTGAAGTTTCATTATCATTAAGGCTATCTGAGGTACCTTGGCCAGAACCACTTTCTTCATCACTTGTAAAAACAGCCCAAGACTTAGACTCTGATGTGTTTTGCAATGGGACACTAGCAGTCTGAATGTGGCTCTCCAAAACTGTCGGGTCGTTGTGCTTCTTAGGTATCACGCTCGCTGTCAAAGTTGGTACGGATGTGTAATTACGTCTGTCCGTGGCATGGTTTATCTGACTGTCTGATGCAGCAGTtgaaattttctcttcttcttcagGCTTCTCAGAATGTGAGCTTATAATTAGGTTACTCTGATCCTTGTTATTGTTTACCTTTGTATTTTGTTCCTCTACTATCATATCCTGAGCTTCTCTATGGGAAGTGCATGAGATACAGTTACTTACAGGGAAGCCATCGTCATATTCATCGTAGTCATCCTCAACTACAGACGGCCACAAATCAGTACTGGACATAATACTGGGAGACAACCCAGAGGATTCTCTGGAAGGAACCAGCAACCTACTCAAAGTTACAGGGATCTCACTTTTGGGAGGAACAGCCGAAACAGAAATATGTACATTTGGTAAAGGAAGAGTGTGATGAATGGACACGTCAGAATCAGAAACAACTGCAGGCATATGATCAGGATCAAAACCAAGTGTAGAACTTGAAGAGACACTGGCAGCCTCACTTCTTTCAAAAACACTTGAAGAGATATGGCTGTCTGCAGGAGTAGCTATGTGTGGTAATGTGTCACCTGTTAGGAAGGGAGTTGTCATGGCATTCGCTGCTTGGGGGGGAAAGGCATTTGTATTTTCTAAACTGGTCAGCTGGAATGAAATATCACTACTGTACAATGTAGGCATAACCTGCTGAACATCTTCACTGTTAAACAAACTGGATGAAACATATTCCTCACTGGCATAAGAAACAGATAAACCTTGAAGTGACGCTGTGGGCTTACTAAAAGTGTTTGGCAACATATCAGCAACGGAAGGTGCAGATGTAGAATGCAGCATGGTTTCAGTTGTAGCAGAACCTGGTGCCATCTGATGCAATATTTGGTCAAATGTAGAACTATCTTTATGGACCCTGGAGCTTTCAGCCAATATTGGATCACTAGGCACAACTGCAGCTGTGTTAAGCAGAGTGCCATCGCCAGAAGATTGGAAGGAGGATTGCAGTAATGCTTCGTTATTTAATGTAGCTGAGGTCTCATAAAAGTACTGCTGAGTCGAGGATAACATTTTGCTATAAGCAGGGGCAGAGAGAGCTTGATCTGAGCTTGCACTAAGCATAGGTTTAAGCAAAGTGTCATCAAAGGCTGGAGTTGTAACATGCAAAGGCTGAACGGAAAGGTGATTTTCTGTAAGTTTACTAATATCATGATCAAATATCTTAGTAGTGGGAAAAGCGAGAGAGACTGGAAGGATTCCCTTTGTGCTAGAAACAGGAAGTGGGCTTTCTTGCAGAGACGTATTCTGCTTAATTACATCATTATTAGAAACAGATGTAGAAAGTTCAGGTATCACTTTACTTTCAGCATTGGAAGCCATTTCACTTAAAGAAGAGGAAATTTGCAGTTCTCTCTCATCTCCATATATAACATCACCTTTTTGAAGCATCTTATTAACATCACTAAACCCAGATGATTCATACGTAATTTCATCTACAGAATCAGAGGAAGAAACGTTAAGTACCGTCAAAGTATCTGTATCAGGCAAAAGGGACTCACTACCAGAGTATGCTTCAGACCAATCCGTATCACTAGATAGAGAGCGTGTAGGCTGCAGCAAAGTATCAGCTTGTGATATTACAGAAGAAGGTTTATGCACCAGTACATTGTTATAGCTGCTAAATAAAGGATCTTGACGAAATACGTCAACAGAATCATGCACAAATTCTGCAGAGTCATAGGAAACAGTAAAGCTTTGGAGGGAGCCCACATTACTAGACAAAGCATAAGGAAGTTCAGACATTGTAGATAGTACATGCATATTTAAATCACTGCTGGATGGTTCAACTTGAGAAAATATGTGAGTTCTATTATGACCAAATATCAGTGTCTCTGAAGCAGCATGAGTAGTCTGATGTGACACCACATCAGCATATTGAGCAAGGCTTGGCTGTATTAATGTATCACCCTCTGCCAATGTCAAAGAAGCATGCAGGGACACCTTATCACTTGCAACAGCTGGAGTAGCACTTTGTGGAAACATTTGAGAAACTGTATACAAACGGTGAAACATTTTACTActggaggaagcagaggaaaatgtaAGCAAAGGTACATCATCAGAGGAAGACAGGGTGGGTTCAAATGACACATCAACACTGGGAAATACAGGTGTAGCATGCAAGGTCACATCACTATCTGATGCAGCAGGGGTAGTGTCGAGCATCTGAGAGTCAAACAATAAGGGGGTGACTAGAGGAAACACTTCACTACTGTAGGAAGGTTGAAGAGGTATCTCACCATTATAGACTGGTTGAGTTGTCTGAGAGAGTACCTCActggcagcagaagcagaaccATATTCTCCAGAGCTTGAAGAGATAGAGTGAGGTGATAAttcagcagaggagaaagcaaaggtAGAATAATGTGGCAATTCTAAATCCGCATCTGAAGTGTCTTGTGAAACCACTGGGCTGCTGGAATAGGGCACGGTAGCTGGCTTTAATCCCTCTACATAAGCATCAGTGTAACTGGTCTGAGACAACTGCCTGCTATCCGATGTATCAACAGATTGAGTTGTCAGATCTGTAGCATTACGAAACCATACATTTCCATCAGTGGAAGAAGCATGCTTTGTAGGCTCATCAGAGCTTGAGGGTGCTACACCTTCTGAAACATACTTAATGGAGCCTTGGGAAAGAACATCATGCACGCTTATATCTGGACTTCCTGAAGGAAGGGTGTCTTCTTGGGACATCTCCTCTGTAACCAACTGTGCTGAAGAAGTGGTAAGAACTGAACTCCAAGAGTCATCAGATTCCTGATGAGGTTTAAAAGGAGACAATAAAAAACCTTCATCACTATGGCCAGTAGTGGTTATTCTTGTTGGTTCAGTGCCTGAAGAAAGGTATATGTATTCTTCTTCCACACCTTTGGTGGAGTCAATGAGTTGAGGAGGAATTCCAGTAATTGTTTGAGATTCCAAAAAAGgatcttcctcttcttctgaaATTTCACTAGCAGGTGGAGAAGTAGGGTAAtaaactgctttgaaaacatCATCCTTACCATGCAATTCTTCTTCTCTTGTTAAGTATCTATTTGTTTTAGCTTCATTGGGTTTTGTCCCCATTTTTTCTTGACTGTAGCTGGATGTAGTCACCTGGAAATCTTTCCTTATTTGGTTTATTGTACTGTCAGTGCTAGGAATCACTGCAGTTTCTTCATCCacctctgtttccttttcatcaaCTTCATCCTTTGAAAAAATACCATAGCCGAAGACAATTAAAAATGCTTATAGACACTGTACACAAACGGAAACCAAAACTGCAATAGTACATTTTCCTGGCTCTACAAAAAcaagagaggcaaaacaagacAACACTTGAGAATACTGTTGGtcttaaagcaaaatatttagcTGCCAGAACAGGTATCCTCTTCTGTCTTGAAAATATTACTTATTtgcaatacaaacaaaaaatcctgtGTCACAACAACTTCTTAAATACTGTGTTACTTTTACTCTGTTTGAGAGACAAAACCCACTCATAGTATTTAtgtactttattaaaaaagctCTACCTCATTCCTAACAAAGTGCAATTGTATATGCAGCACACAtcaatgaaaaaatgttttttctgccaGAACATCTTAGAGATTTGCACTAATATCCCAATGTTAATTAAATTGTCATAGTAACAGAATTTGTAAAACATATTTATGACCTGTCCTTAAATCTGCTGAATCTTCagagttttctgaaaaagaagattTCAGGATGGTCAGCATAACTGTAACAGTTTCACAAGTGTTGTGAGTGATACCACCTACTCCCTGTTAAGACTCTTGGTTTGCTAAACACGAATAATGATACTTTGTGAAAAATGTGTGTTAGAGTTTTGACTTTTAAGGACAgatccaaaaaagaaaaagaaaaaaaaaagaacatgccTAAATATAATCGGGATTTAGGCAGTCCTTAAGGATCTCAGTTCAAATCTTTTTGTCCCCTCTCCAACTTTCCCTGACCCAAATCAAAAAACGGAACATGGAAGCATCTAACTTGCTCAGTGGGCATTTTTGTTTTGACCTAGACacagcagcacccacagctctgtgctgtgccCCCATCTAGAACTGCACCAGAACCAAACCTGTCGAACCATAACTCTGCAAACTAGATTGAGGGGCACCTTCAGTTTCTGAAGGGGCTTGATTTGACAGGCACACATAGTCCTAAGAGACACCAGCAGGACAGAGCCTCTCGCAAAATACAGTTGCAactccttttgcttttgaagatcTGGCTTGGTGATGTGCTGGCAACGCCCACCcatttttattcaaaagcaTAATGTTGAGAGAAAACACCCAGAAGACAGTAGACAGGGACACAGTTATCAGTCTACGAAATCCTCAGTTCCCACTATATTTTAGGCTGAGTAGATCTCTCACTCCTACACCGAAGTGAacagagcacagcagagagAAGAATGTAAAATCAACAGCCTCTAAAAGAACGTGCCCAAGATGAAGCACTGCTGAATAAACTATTAACTGGGGCATTCAGCTAATAGGAGTTGTTAGCTTTTATCCAGTCTCACCAGACTGAGGGCTTTAACCACTAAGCTAGAGCTGTGCTTCACACTGCAGTCCCTTTTTTGCACCAGGAACCTCTACTGCACTGACACAATATAAGGTACCTCAGACATGAATCTCAGGTTTGGATTTCATTCCAAGGGCTAAATACCTAAAATGTAGGGACAGCAGCACCTAGACTACGTGCCCTCAAACCCAGACTGGACTGGACAGGCCCTTGTTTCTGAAAATCGACTTTCTGTAGGGCAATGCCTGCACTTTTAATCTTTCTTGGTTCAAGTAAAAATCAATTGACATTCACTGGCACTCAGTTACTGTCCTGACAGATGCAATATAATAATCTAGATACGTAGCTTACAGCAACAGAGAAATAACTGTAATATTGGTTACTCAGCATCCACAAATACAAGGGAGGGTAAATAGATAGACAGGTAAGCACAGGCTGTCTATTTAACGAACAAGGACTTGCCACTCAGTGAGAATATTGTGGTCATGGATTGAAACTATAAAAATTCTGAGGGATTACTTGATACAAATGGAGGTCTTACTGAAGGAACTGTCCATATTGTACAATTGGTATTAGAGACTGTTCATTGTGATATTTTCACCTCTCTCCTTGCTGGCACACCAGAAATCTAGTTATCAAATATGAAGTCTGCAGACGTAATCATAAAAACATCcaaaattatgtaaaatagGGTTATACTGTAAAGTCTAACTTGAGTTCAAGAAGTAAGAGTAAATGACCCTCCAAGAATTTTGGAATAACTGTTAAATTCAACTGATAGCACACTGATGGCAAACACACATGAATCTTACTCTTCAGCACAACTGCATTCCTCCCTTACTTTAGTGTACTACACACTAAGAACATCATAAGCAAGCCCAAGTCAGAATTCTCTTGAAACAAACTAAAAAGCCTAACACTGGGTGACAGCTTTGATTCTGCTAAATGAACAATTTTGTCAGACTTCACTCAGAAGTGACAGTAACTTGATGCcccattttcaaaaatatttaggcATATCCTGTGATATCCCTTACTACTCCATCTATCTCCAGCCCCAGATAACTAGTGAGGTATCTCTAGAGTTATCTAGGGAGAAATATAGCTGAAAGAGAAGGctgcatatgcatatatatgtatgtatataaaaatgcagataATACATTCAGTTGGTGACATAGTTTTGTAAATTTTCACAGAATATAAATTCAATTTAGTTGAAATGTATGCATTTGAAATagtctcttaaaaataaatgaatgctATACCTCATATTCTTCAGTTTCATTCAGTTCAGGAATGAGGTCAGCctctataaaacaaaaatacacacCATATCATCcaacattttaaattcacagAATTATTAATTCTGCAAGGACTCAACTGATTAGTTAATAAATTTACTGAGACCCAGTCTAAGATGTTTTATAGGATTGTGTTTGGAGAAGTGGCCAACCACCTAGGTTGAGGACTGGCTCTAAGGGTAGCAATGCTCATCTAGACAGGACACGTTCAGCCACAGCAGATTTGCCTGGCTCTAATTTGATACTGCAGCACATGCTGGATCTGCACTGAGAACCCACATCCTGGCCAGGGAGAAATAAGTTTACGAGAACATTTTCTACAAGAAAGTACAGTTTAATGCGGaaatacagaagagagaaaaaaagtaagtctGGGAATCAACTATTTCTCTACACTTAATCTGAAAGGTCTGAAAATATTCTTGTAGAATGATCTGTTCTATAATTTTCAGACAGCAAATTCCTCATTTGTGCACCCAGGCTTGGGTTAGGTACTAGTGCAACAGCCATGCCATCATATTCAGCATGCAGCAGGCTGCCTGCCTCCGTCAGGGCAAGATCAAAGGGACCCAGCCTTCCCAGAGTCCAGTGCTTAAGGCCTTTTTCAAACTCCCACTCCACTTGATTTAATGTAAGGACATGAACCCAGTTGTATTGCATCCCACAGAAAGTCCCTAATAAACAGGTACTGGGCGCTCTGTGAAGAACTACTCTAAAGGCTTTTGAGGCCTCCCCGCTTTTCCTAAATAAATAACAGTTGAAGCAGGATCAAGAAATTAACCTCCTACAGCCCAGGTGAAAATCCTTCTCTCTGAGTTTAGAGGTAGTCTCTcaccttcttcctctctgtttttttgGCCAAATCCAATATTGTACTTCTGATGGTGATCAGCAGGAGAGGCTTCAAAGCAGGTTGCAAGAAACCTACAAATCTCTGGTAGGAACTGGCATAGGTCTCAGTGATGAAATCTAATACCCCTTCCACAGCATTAACTCATCTTACTGCTCTTTTGGTCCACAGAAAGGTCTGTTCCCTTTCTGAATCTTTCTAAGGCCTTCTCCTAAGAAATGTTCTAGTGCTCTGCCTGGACACCAGTGCTAGCACATATTCTGAGGGTTGATTTGCACTAAGGGAAAATGCCAGTCTCTTAGCCTGGGGAACGATTCTAGCAATAGCATCACACAGAGCTCCATGTCTGCATTTCCTCCACAATTCCCAAAGGAAGCTTCCTCAATACACTAGTATAAAGATCCCATCTTTATACTTCTCATCTCTGCAAAGTCAGATGGGGATCTATGACTTAATTTGTATTCTCTTTGGTCTGTCCATATctacctttaaaaacaaattgagACATGTATTATATGCAACATACACTAGATAAAGTTTATCAAACTAACAAGTCCATACAGTTTTATTTGTAGATTACAGCATGTAAACAAATTTTGACTAAACAATGCTGTGCAAAACCTTCATAAATTGTTCTTTTGTAACAACCATTTATAAATTACCAAGTACTGAATTAACCTTTCATTAACAAGATAGAGAAAAATTATCTTACCTCTGACTCCTGGAAGCCTAGGAGGCTccggggcagggtggggagggaagcggaagggaggaaggggtgGAGGAGATAATGATATTCCCTGGCTTCTCAATGACATAAATCAAATATTGTAGACATTAGTTTGAAAGTCTTCCCATAGTAGACCCACACCATGTATTCAATACacttctctgaaaaatgtttttaatacagAGAAGTTCTGTCCACTATTTCTGTGGTCAGTATTCTTGAGTTCAGCTTTAATCAGACtcaatcagaaaaataaaatgtggtgATTGTGCTAGAGTATACAGTAGGGTATGTGCTCTCAAATTCCACCAGCAGAAAACTACAGTTTCTTGCTGTTGTCTCCATGGAGAGGCAttaacatacatatatatatatataaaaatatatatattaacaaCACTAAATCTTCAGGCATTTTACAAAGCCTATTTAAATTCAGTTGgtcacagaaaatatatttgtcaAAAGCATTAGAGACACACACTTATAGAAGTTCTGTTAATCCTGTTGCTGAGTTTTTGATTTGACGGGAGATTATAGAAATTTGCTAATATCCCCCAACCTCGGAGAAGAACCGCGCCCTCCAAAAAACAACCCATTGATGTAGGTTGATGAACaagc of Haliaeetus albicilla chromosome 14, bHalAlb1.1, whole genome shotgun sequence contains these proteins:
- the PTPRZ1 gene encoding receptor-type tyrosine-protein phosphatase zeta isoform X2; translated protein: MLILGRLVACIQLVCILRVDLVYGYYRQQRKLIEEIDWSYTGTLNQKNWGKKYSACNGAKQSPINIDEDLTQVNVNLKKLKFHGWEKETLEDTFIRNTGKTVEINLTNDYYVSGGGLDTIFKASKITFHWGKCNVSSDGSEHSLEGQKFPLEMQIYCYDADQFTNFEEAVKGNGKLRALSILFEIGLEDNPDYNPIINGVDSVSRFGKQAALEPFILLNLLPNATDKYYTYNGSLSTPPCSETVEWIVFKDTISISEDQLAVFCEVLTMQQSGYVMLMDYLQNNFREQQYKFFGQVFSSYTGQEEIHEAVCSSEPENVQSDPKNYTSLLVTWERPRVVYDTTIERFAVFYQQLDGEDQTKHEFLTDGYQDLGAILNNLLPNTSYVLQIVAVCSNGLYGKYSDQVIVDMPLEDPEADLIPELNETEEYEDEVDEKETEVDEETAVIPSTDSTINQIRKDFQVTTSSYSQEKMGTKPNEAKTNRYLTREEELHGKDDVFKAVYYPTSPPASEISEEEEDPFLESQTITGIPPQLIDSTKGVEEEYIYLSSGTEPTRITTTGHSDEGFLLSPFKPHQESDDSWSSVLTTSSAQLVTEEMSQEDTLPSGSPDISVHDVLSQGSIKYVSEGVAPSSSDEPTKHASSTDGNVWFRNATDLTTQSVDTSDSRQLSQTSYTDAYVEGLKPATVPYSSSPVVSQDTSDADLELPHYSTFAFSSAELSPHSISSSSGEYGSASAASEVLSQTTQPVYNGEIPLQPSYSSEVFPLVTPLLFDSQMLDTTPAASDSDVTLHATPVFPSVDVSFEPTLSSSDDVPLLTFSSASSSSKMFHRLYTVSQMFPQSATPAVASDKVSLHASLTLAEGDTLIQPSLAQYADVVSHQTTHAASETLIFGHNRTHIFSQVEPSSSDLNMHVLSTMSELPYALSSNVGSLQSFTVSYDSAEFVHDSVDVFRQDPLFSSYNNVLVHKPSSVISQADTLLQPTRSLSSDTDWSEAYSGSESLLPDTDTLTVLNVSSSDSVDEITYESSGFSDVNKMLQKGDVIYGDERELQISSSLSEMASNAESKVIPELSTSVSNNDVIKQNTSLQESPLPVSSTKGILPVSLAFPTTKIFDHDISKLTENHLSVQPLHVTTPAFDDTLLKPMLSASSDQALSAPAYSKMLSSTQQYFYETSATLNNEALLQSSFQSSGDGTLLNTAAVVPSDPILAESSRVHKDSSTFDQILHQMAPGSATTETMLHSTSAPSVADMLPNTFSKPTASLQGLSVSYASEEYVSSSLFNSEDVQQVMPTLYSSDISFQLTSLENTNAFPPQAANAMTTPFLTGDTLPHIATPADSHISSSVFERSEAASVSSSSTLGFDPDHMPAVVSDSDVSIHHTLPLPNVHISVSAVPPKSEIPVTLSRLLVPSRESSGLSPSIMSSTDLWPSVVEDDYDEYDDGFPVSNCISCTSHREAQDMIVEEQNTKVNNNKDQSNLIISSHSEKPEEEEKISTAASDSQINHATDRRNYTSVPTLTASVIPKKHNDPTVLESHIQTASVPLQNTSESKSWAVFTSDEESGSGQGTSDSLNDNETSTDFSFPDLNERDTEGAVEAGNSELTPGSSQSSASSVTSDHSSVFNISEAEASNSSHESRIGLAESLESEKKTVIPLVVVSALTFICLVILVGILIYWRKCFQTAHFYLEDNTSPRVISAPPAPIFPVSDDVGAIPIKHFPKHVADLHASNGFSEEFEEIQSCTVDLGITSDSSNHPDNKNKNRYINIVAYDHTRVKLAQLAEKDGKLTDYINANYVDGYNKPKAYIAAQGPLKSTAEDFWRMIWEHNVEVIVMITNLVEKGRRKCDQYWPAEGSEEYGNFLVTQKSVHVLAYYTVRNFTLRNTKIKKGSQKGRSSGRIVTQYHYTQWPDMGVPEYTLPVLTFVRKASHAKRHAVGPVVVHCSTSPLMEHLEREPPHEFCPSGADSEEANSAGVGRTGTYIVLDSMLQQIQHEGTVNIFGFLKHIRTQRNYLVQTEEQYIFIHDALVEAILSKETEVLETHIHAYVNALLIPGPTGKTRLEKQFKLLSQSNTQQCDYSTALKQCNREKNRTSSIIPVERSRVGISSLSGEGTDYINASYIMGYYQSNEFIITQHPLLHTIKDFWRMIWDHNAQLIVMLPDSQNMAEDEFVYWPNKDEPINCESFKVTMIAEEHKCLSNEEKLIIQDFILEATQDDYVLEVRHFQCPKWPNPDSPISKTFELISIIKEETSNRDGPMIVHDEHGGVTAGTFCALTTLMHQLENENSVDVYQVAKMINLMRPGVFTDIEQYQFLYKAILSLVSTRQEENPSASMDSNGSALPDGNAAESLESLV